In one Mycobacteroides chelonae genomic region, the following are encoded:
- a CDS encoding acetyl-CoA C-acyltransferase: protein MTAPAQRRAVIVAGARTPFVRAFGDFTRIDTIALADEAVRGLLDNTKISSNEIEAIVWGGVILPAGAPNIAREIALDLKLGHGVEGHTVTRACASGLQAITTAAAAIERGEYDVMIAGGSDSTSNAGVNLPQKLIHAAAPLALGKPKPKDYLDAALSLAPFTGLLPRRPKIEERTTGEVMGESADKMAKIHGITREAQDEFAVRSHHRAAAAIKSGRFDREVVPVNGVTRDGLVRENTSVEKLATLKPVFNRDGTVTAGNASPLTDGAAAVLLMSEEKARALGLQPLAAIRSWSYVSVDPADEVLIGPAISMPRALEKAGLTLADIDYVDIHEAFAAQTLSVLEALGSKKWAADRLGRAEAVGTPDIDKVNVHGGSVSIGHPFGATGARMVTTMANELALSGKSTALLGICAAGGHGASAVLERVE from the coding sequence ATGACCGCACCTGCTCAGCGTCGCGCCGTCATCGTCGCGGGCGCGCGCACTCCCTTTGTCCGTGCTTTCGGTGACTTCACCCGCATCGACACCATCGCATTGGCCGACGAGGCCGTGCGTGGTCTGCTCGACAACACCAAGATCTCCTCGAACGAGATTGAGGCCATCGTCTGGGGCGGGGTGATCCTGCCGGCGGGTGCGCCGAACATCGCTCGTGAGATCGCACTCGATCTCAAGCTTGGGCACGGCGTCGAGGGACACACCGTCACCCGTGCGTGTGCCTCCGGCCTGCAGGCCATCACCACGGCGGCCGCCGCGATCGAGCGCGGAGAGTACGACGTGATGATTGCCGGGGGTTCCGACTCCACATCCAATGCCGGAGTCAACTTGCCGCAGAAGCTCATTCACGCGGCCGCCCCGCTGGCGCTGGGTAAGCCCAAGCCTAAAGACTACCTCGACGCCGCTCTGAGCCTGGCGCCGTTCACCGGACTGCTGCCGCGGCGACCCAAGATCGAAGAGCGGACCACTGGCGAGGTGATGGGGGAGTCCGCCGACAAGATGGCCAAGATCCACGGCATTACCCGCGAGGCGCAGGACGAGTTCGCGGTGCGCTCGCACCATCGCGCAGCTGCCGCCATCAAGTCGGGACGCTTCGACCGTGAGGTAGTGCCCGTCAATGGCGTCACCCGCGACGGCCTGGTCCGCGAAAACACCAGCGTCGAGAAACTCGCAACGCTCAAACCGGTGTTCAATCGCGACGGCACGGTGACCGCGGGTAACGCCAGCCCGCTGACCGACGGCGCTGCCGCAGTGCTGCTGATGAGCGAGGAGAAGGCGCGGGCACTCGGCCTGCAGCCGCTGGCCGCCATCCGGTCCTGGAGCTATGTCAGCGTCGACCCGGCCGACGAGGTGCTCATCGGACCCGCCATCTCCATGCCGCGAGCACTGGAGAAGGCAGGATTGACTCTTGCCGACATCGACTACGTCGACATCCACGAAGCCTTTGCCGCGCAGACTCTTTCGGTGCTGGAGGCCCTCGGTTCCAAGAAATGGGCGGCCGACCGGCTCGGGCGCGCCGAGGCCGTGGGCACACCCGATATCGACAAGGTGAATGTGCACGGCGGCTCGGTATCAATCGGCCACCCGTTCGGTGCCACCGGCGCCCGCATGGTCACCACCATGGCCAACGAGCTCGCGCTCAGCGGGAAGAGCACCGCACTGTTGGGCATTTGCGCAGCCGGTGGCCACGGCGCCAGCGCCGTACTTGAACGCGTGGAGTAA
- a CDS encoding mannan-binding protein yields the protein MRISKLFTGRVAREVTGGAAAALVISAAISSAPLASASAQSFCGELGGNFDGLYCHTVVTSPRKADRDIKVAIPELVDSNPAIREYLRNLYNNWKAKGADMIQDSYGEENFQIFNHGSTTSIVFHEDYHANGPQVNNAYRTFNYDGGKRLMLADILKGGDLNAIPPIAEPFIIEALDRAAPGHTPQTYPFTPDRWTPDKVYSGAYKAWALTPDELIIYMPDYPVAHDYPIDYSPGQRVYSMDGGTVEAHIPIGAIAPILKPGYGG from the coding sequence ATGCGGATTTCTAAGCTCTTCACCGGGCGAGTAGCCCGAGAGGTTACGGGAGGGGCAGCCGCTGCCCTGGTAATCAGCGCGGCGATCAGTAGCGCGCCGTTGGCGTCAGCATCGGCGCAGTCCTTCTGCGGCGAACTCGGTGGCAACTTCGACGGGCTCTACTGCCACACAGTGGTGACCTCACCGCGTAAGGCAGATCGCGATATCAAGGTCGCCATCCCCGAGTTGGTGGACAGCAACCCCGCCATCCGTGAGTACCTGCGCAATCTGTACAACAACTGGAAAGCCAAGGGCGCTGACATGATTCAGGACAGCTATGGCGAGGAGAACTTCCAGATCTTCAACCACGGCAGCACCACCTCGATCGTGTTTCACGAGGACTACCACGCCAATGGCCCGCAGGTGAACAACGCGTACCGGACCTTCAACTACGACGGTGGTAAGCGCCTGATGCTCGCCGACATTCTCAAGGGCGGCGATTTGAACGCCATCCCGCCGATCGCCGAGCCCTTCATCATCGAGGCACTGGACCGGGCGGCGCCGGGTCATACCCCGCAGACCTATCCGTTCACGCCCGACCGGTGGACTCCGGACAAGGTGTATTCAGGCGCGTACAAGGCCTGGGCGCTGACACCGGATGAGCTGATCATCTACATGCCGGATTATCCAGTCGCCCACGACTACCCGATCGATTACTCCCCCGGCCAGCGGGTGTACTCGATGGATGGCGGCACTGTCGAAGCGCATATCCCGATTGGCGCCATCGCCCCGATCCTGAAGCCCGGGTACGGCGGCTAG
- a CDS encoding MlaD family protein, with protein MINALANGIVGTIRAGHRKKMVLSGIALASVLLIAIAYLTVGALRISPFSGTYRVKVQLPESGGLLPNQDVALRGVKIGTVQSLAITQQGVDAVAEIQSKYKIPVTAKVRITGLSPAGEQYINFEGVSDQGPFLKDGAVISEGATVPVTLAKLLADADGLLAQIDPKKLELIKKELSLSKQGPRKLTEIIDGGTFLLSTLDSVLPETTSLLKTSRVVLTLAADKNSGIKSTANELGRTLRGIEKMQNGYRTLVDQTPKTLGAVDNLFADNSDTMVTLLGNLATASRLLYLRVPALNALFPNYRASVFDALMSIMHDGGLWATGDLYPRYVCDYPTPRLPASAADYPEPFLYANYCADEDPAVLIRGAKNAPRPAGDDTAGPPMGADMGKKSDPTPKGRFQVPTTYGGPTLPIEPPR; from the coding sequence ATGATCAACGCCCTCGCCAACGGCATCGTCGGCACCATTCGTGCCGGGCACCGCAAGAAGATGGTGCTCTCGGGCATCGCACTGGCATCGGTGCTGTTGATCGCGATCGCCTACCTCACGGTGGGTGCCCTGCGCATCAGCCCGTTCTCAGGCACCTACCGCGTCAAGGTGCAGCTTCCGGAATCGGGCGGTCTGCTGCCCAACCAGGACGTCGCGCTGCGCGGCGTAAAGATCGGCACGGTGCAATCGCTGGCGATCACCCAGCAGGGTGTCGACGCGGTCGCCGAGATCCAGTCGAAGTACAAGATCCCCGTCACCGCCAAGGTGCGCATCACCGGACTGTCCCCCGCGGGCGAGCAGTACATCAACTTCGAGGGTGTCTCGGATCAGGGCCCGTTCCTCAAGGATGGCGCCGTGATCTCCGAGGGCGCCACGGTGCCCGTCACGCTGGCCAAGCTGCTCGCCGACGCGGACGGCCTGCTCGCACAGATAGACCCCAAGAAGCTCGAGCTCATCAAGAAGGAACTGAGCCTGAGCAAGCAAGGGCCGCGCAAGCTCACCGAGATCATCGACGGCGGTACCTTCCTGCTGAGCACCCTGGACTCGGTGCTGCCGGAGACCACCAGCCTTCTCAAGACCAGCCGGGTGGTGCTGACCCTGGCGGCCGACAAGAACTCCGGTATCAAGTCCACTGCGAACGAACTGGGCCGGACCCTGCGCGGTATCGAGAAGATGCAGAACGGCTACCGCACCCTCGTCGATCAGACCCCGAAGACCCTGGGAGCGGTGGACAACCTGTTCGCCGACAACTCGGACACCATGGTGACCCTGCTGGGCAACCTGGCGACCGCCTCGCGGCTGCTCTACCTGCGCGTTCCCGCCCTCAATGCATTGTTCCCCAACTACCGGGCCTCGGTGTTCGACGCGTTGATGAGCATCATGCATGACGGCGGCCTCTGGGCCACCGGCGATCTGTACCCGCGCTACGTGTGCGACTACCCGACGCCACGGCTGCCGGCATCGGCCGCCGACTACCCCGAGCCGTTCCTCTACGCCAACTACTGCGCGGACGAGGATCCGGCGGTCCTGATCCGTGGCGCCAAGAATGCGCCACGACCAGCAGGCGACGACACCGCCGGACCGCCCATGGGCGCCGACATGGGGAAGAAGTCCGATCCGACACCGAAGGGCCGGTTCCAGGTACCGACCACCTATGGTGGACCGACACTGCCGATCGAACCCCCGCGTTGA
- a CDS encoding MlaD family protein, translating to MATRKRLAAMGTAAMLAATVLSGCGTNGLGDLPLPAPGVGSGGYHLTALFSNILNLPNNAKVKLAGADVGQVDDMRVSNYTAITTLRIIHGVRLPKGSTAELRSATPLGDVFVSIRPPAGATSESPALRDGDTIGLDSTMAAATVESVLSSAALVSNGGAVRNLTNVINGFGKATGDQGQAFGDLIKDSNRLLGTLNTRSAQISDALTQTSQLADQLDTKNQTLTDIVKEADPATEALAANTAQLSQLVLQIGATTKQLQKFPSIAGTDTSGHSVIKDANTIAKSWNDIAQDPTIDINGLNRQITTLIKSTPSNAISVRVSIDKLVLGSIPDAGFKGDVGSHGPKRYNWAQLVGSFKYTLWRLQERVVGKGVYGDDVPMRPSPTEPGVIERVPGPPPGAAPPATSNPEAPVPPPPGQANPASAPAPAPAHAPGAAPGPEVMGQ from the coding sequence ATGGCTACACGCAAGCGCCTGGCAGCGATGGGCACGGCAGCGATGCTGGCGGCCACCGTCCTGTCCGGCTGTGGAACCAACGGTCTGGGAGATCTCCCGCTGCCCGCCCCCGGCGTCGGATCGGGCGGCTACCATCTGACCGCCCTGTTCTCGAACATCCTGAACCTGCCGAACAACGCCAAGGTGAAGCTGGCCGGCGCGGATGTCGGCCAGGTCGACGACATGCGGGTGAGTAACTACACCGCGATCACCACATTGCGCATCATCCACGGCGTCCGGCTCCCTAAGGGCAGCACCGCCGAGCTGCGTTCCGCGACACCGCTCGGCGACGTCTTCGTCTCCATTCGCCCCCCGGCCGGTGCGACATCGGAGTCGCCAGCGCTCCGAGACGGCGACACCATCGGCCTCGATTCGACGATGGCCGCGGCGACGGTGGAATCCGTGCTCAGCTCGGCGGCGCTCGTTTCCAACGGCGGCGCGGTACGCAACCTGACCAATGTCATCAACGGTTTCGGTAAGGCAACCGGCGATCAGGGCCAGGCGTTCGGCGATCTGATCAAGGACTCCAATCGCCTACTGGGAACGTTGAATACGCGATCGGCACAGATCTCTGATGCTCTCACCCAGACCTCGCAGTTGGCCGACCAGCTCGACACCAAGAACCAGACTCTCACCGACATCGTGAAAGAGGCCGATCCAGCCACCGAGGCGCTCGCCGCCAACACCGCTCAGCTCTCGCAGCTGGTTCTTCAGATCGGCGCCACCACCAAGCAGCTGCAGAAATTCCCGTCGATCGCGGGCACTGATACCAGCGGACACAGCGTCATCAAGGACGCGAACACGATTGCCAAGTCGTGGAATGACATCGCGCAGGACCCGACGATCGATATCAACGGCCTCAACCGGCAGATCACCACGCTCATCAAATCCACCCCCAGCAACGCGATTTCGGTACGCGTCAGTATCGACAAATTGGTACTGGGATCGATCCCCGATGCCGGGTTCAAGGGCGATGTCGGCTCGCACGGCCCCAAGCGCTACAACTGGGCCCAGCTAGTCGGTTCCTTCAAGTACACGCTGTGGCGCCTGCAGGAACGCGTCGTAGGCAAGGGCGTGTACGGCGATGACGTGCCGATGCGACCGAGCCCGACTGAACCGGGCGTGATCGAACGCGTGCCGGGCCCGCCGCCTGGAGCCGCCCCGCCGGCGACATCCAACCCGGAAGCTCCGGTACCGCCGCCTCCCGGGCAGGCCAATCCCGCGTCGGCTCCCGCACCGGCGCCCGCTCACGCACCGGGTGCCGCTCCCGGGCCGGAGGTGATGGGCCAATGA
- a CDS encoding MCE family protein gives MSSGRGKAIAVIATIALVVAAIVGAGAYYVKSQLDHITLTAQFDNASGLYESNVVAVLGMPVGKITKITPRSGYVDVEFTVDKDVKVPVDVQAVTLSTSILTDRQVELSPPYRGGPTLKDGDTIGLDKTKTPVEFDRVLGMLDRLSVSLKGDGNGQGPVGDIINAAAGVADGNGDKIKSGLDELSKALRLSSEGGVTTREQMTTIIKNVSSLFDAAAANDGKLREFSTTIHQLSNIIDDEALGTGNTGRKLNDLVKQAGDLLEVNRDHIKAAVLNGNTALKTVSDNQRELAETLDLAPLAVENLYNIIDQDNGSLRARFLTDKLLFESQTAKEICNMMGLRQLGCSTGTLQDYGPDFGLSYVLDGLAAMGQK, from the coding sequence ATGAGTAGCGGCAGAGGTAAGGCCATCGCCGTCATCGCAACGATCGCGTTAGTGGTCGCCGCGATCGTCGGCGCGGGCGCGTACTACGTGAAGTCGCAGTTGGATCACATCACGCTGACCGCTCAGTTCGACAACGCTTCCGGCCTGTACGAATCGAATGTCGTTGCAGTACTGGGCATGCCAGTCGGCAAGATCACGAAGATCACCCCCCGATCCGGGTATGTCGACGTGGAGTTCACTGTCGACAAGGACGTCAAGGTGCCCGTCGACGTGCAGGCCGTCACCCTGTCGACATCGATCCTCACCGATCGCCAGGTCGAGCTGTCTCCCCCGTACCGGGGTGGGCCGACACTCAAGGACGGTGACACCATCGGCCTCGACAAGACCAAGACGCCGGTGGAATTCGACCGCGTACTGGGCATGCTCGACAGATTGTCGGTATCGCTCAAGGGCGACGGAAACGGCCAGGGACCGGTGGGTGACATCATCAATGCGGCCGCCGGAGTCGCCGACGGTAACGGCGACAAGATCAAGTCAGGCCTTGACGAGCTGTCAAAAGCGTTGCGGCTCAGCTCAGAGGGCGGCGTAACCACCCGCGAGCAGATGACGACCATCATCAAGAACGTCAGCTCACTGTTCGACGCCGCAGCAGCCAACGATGGCAAGCTGCGCGAATTCTCCACCACCATCCACCAACTGAGCAACATCATCGACGACGAGGCGCTCGGCACCGGCAACACCGGGCGCAAGCTCAATGATCTGGTGAAGCAGGCCGGCGACCTCCTGGAAGTCAACCGCGACCACATCAAGGCGGCGGTCCTCAACGGCAATACGGCACTAAAGACAGTCTCGGACAACCAACGCGAGCTCGCCGAGACCCTCGACCTTGCGCCGCTGGCCGTGGAGAACCTCTACAACATCATCGACCAGGACAACGGGTCGCTGCGCGCACGATTCCTCACAGACAAGCTGCTGTTCGAGAGCCAGACAGCCAAGGAGATCTGCAACATGATGGGCCTGCGCCAACTGGGCTGCAGCACAGGAACATTGCAGGACTATGGGCCTGATTTCGGCCTCTCCTATGTGCTCGACGGGCTCGCGGCGATGGGGCAAAAGTGA
- a CDS encoding MCE family protein, with the protein MAEQTRWQKIKNRPVETYNKTWLGFIAIAVIGALVGGMLLVKAIGFGYTTYTAEFAQAASLRSGQPITVAGIPLGTVTSMKLVGDHVEAKLSVSDSVKLGKDTKAAIRVTTILGSRYLDLRPEGPGSLPNKTIDLAHTEVPYDLQATLKDVTNTFDQVDFDKVAQSLSILGKQLDGLPEVVPQAMQNIQTLSGIIAERRDQLGTLLKSTEKVTNTLHRQQQGVGTLINQGQSLIGEFVIRRGTFHAMMQSLTNLVEQLSKIVIRNRPQLDDMLKTLHQLTDMLGQHDDLLRSILQVAPVALRGVTNATGTGNAIEFNAPNGLAVDSWMCAISGRAKQFGMIQYFKDCK; encoded by the coding sequence ATGGCTGAACAAACGAGATGGCAGAAGATCAAGAACCGGCCGGTCGAGACCTACAACAAAACCTGGCTCGGGTTCATCGCGATCGCCGTGATCGGCGCACTCGTGGGCGGGATGCTGCTTGTCAAGGCAATCGGTTTCGGATACACCACCTACACCGCCGAGTTCGCGCAGGCAGCATCGCTGCGGTCCGGTCAGCCCATCACCGTGGCGGGCATCCCGCTGGGAACGGTCACCAGCATGAAGCTGGTCGGAGATCACGTCGAGGCCAAGCTCTCGGTCAGCGATTCCGTGAAGCTGGGTAAGGACACCAAGGCCGCGATACGGGTGACCACGATCCTCGGTTCCCGATACCTGGACCTGCGCCCGGAAGGACCGGGGTCGTTGCCCAACAAGACCATCGACCTCGCCCACACGGAGGTCCCCTACGACTTGCAGGCGACCCTGAAGGACGTAACGAACACCTTCGACCAGGTCGATTTCGACAAGGTGGCTCAGTCGTTGAGCATTCTGGGTAAACAGCTCGACGGGCTGCCCGAGGTGGTCCCCCAGGCCATGCAGAACATCCAGACACTGTCGGGAATCATCGCCGAACGACGCGACCAGTTGGGCACGCTGCTCAAGAGCACCGAGAAGGTCACCAACACGCTGCACCGCCAGCAGCAGGGCGTGGGAACCCTGATCAATCAGGGGCAGAGCCTGATCGGTGAATTCGTGATCCGCCGTGGCACATTCCACGCGATGATGCAGTCGCTCACCAACCTGGTCGAGCAGCTCAGCAAGATCGTCATCAGGAACCGACCGCAGCTCGACGACATGCTCAAGACGCTGCATCAGCTCACCGACATGCTCGGCCAGCATGACGACCTGCTGCGCAGCATTCTGCAGGTTGCACCCGTCGCGCTGCGCGGCGTGACCAATGCCACCGGCACCGGCAACGCCATCGAGTTCAATGCCCCCAACGGCCTGGCCGTCGACTCCTGGATGTGCGCAATCAGTGGTCGCGCAAAGCAATTCGGCATGATCCAGTACTTCAAGGACTGCAAATGA
- a CDS encoding MlaD family protein produces the protein MKFRGPLIALVVFMAVAMVLTWLVYATLRRDVAGGTTAYSAVFTDVYGLRDGDDVRMAGVRVGRVEKIELVNNNQAKVDFVVQNDQKLYGNTLASVTYQNIVGQRYLGLSLGKTGDTNVLAAGSTIPLERTDPSFDVTTLLNGYEPLFSTLSPEQADNLTKGVIQSLQGDQASITSLVDQTSTLTKTFAGRDQVLGNVITSLSTVTGNLAQQNDSLDKAITNTRKVVADFDSRRPELVNSVGSLAQTLRRVSKITDEVYPSLDELITRQPGFAKHMVQIEPKLAFLGGNLPLLLKGLARITGDGAYGNAYICDLNITGFFPGLNDVVPIIVNAATPGNVTQHTPRCRNLANG, from the coding sequence ATGAAGTTCCGCGGTCCGTTGATCGCGCTGGTCGTCTTCATGGCGGTCGCGATGGTGCTGACGTGGCTGGTGTATGCCACGTTGCGCCGTGATGTGGCGGGCGGGACCACAGCGTACTCGGCGGTCTTCACCGATGTGTACGGGTTGCGAGACGGTGATGACGTCCGCATGGCCGGTGTGCGCGTGGGACGTGTGGAGAAGATCGAGCTGGTCAACAACAACCAGGCCAAGGTCGACTTCGTCGTCCAGAACGACCAGAAGCTGTACGGCAACACCCTTGCCTCCGTGACGTATCAGAACATCGTCGGTCAGCGGTACCTGGGCCTGTCGCTCGGCAAGACCGGTGACACCAACGTGCTGGCGGCGGGGTCGACGATTCCGCTGGAGCGCACCGATCCTTCCTTCGATGTCACCACGCTGCTCAACGGATACGAGCCACTGTTCAGCACACTCTCACCGGAGCAGGCCGACAATCTCACCAAGGGCGTCATCCAGTCGCTGCAGGGTGATCAGGCCTCGATCACCTCGCTGGTCGACCAAACCTCCACGCTGACAAAGACCTTCGCAGGACGCGACCAGGTGCTGGGCAATGTGATCACAAGCCTGAGCACAGTGACGGGGAACTTGGCGCAGCAGAACGACAGTCTCGACAAGGCCATCACGAACACCCGGAAGGTCGTGGCGGATTTCGACTCCCGCCGTCCGGAGCTGGTCAACTCGGTGGGCTCACTGGCACAGACCCTGCGGCGGGTGTCAAAGATCACCGACGAGGTCTACCCGTCACTCGACGAGCTCATCACTCGCCAACCAGGTTTCGCCAAGCACATGGTGCAGATCGAGCCGAAGCTGGCCTTCCTCGGCGGCAACCTACCGCTGCTGCTCAAGGGCTTGGCCCGTATCACCGGTGACGGCGCCTACGGCAACGCTTATATCTGCGATCTGAACATCACCGGCTTCTTCCCGGGCCTCAACGACGTGGTGCCGATCATCGTCAACGCGGCGACACCCGGCAACGTCACCCAGCACACCCCGCGATGCAGGAACCTGGCCAATGGCTGA
- a CDS encoding MlaE family ABC transporter permease — protein MTASTYVPPIARPFVGIYNKAQKPITRLGHMVAFFFRAIAGVPIVFRHYRKEFLRHLSDIAWGNGSLVVGGGTAGVMIVLGIIAGGLVAIEGYNFLDLLGLGPATGIISSLVNTRELAPIMAAIAFATQAGCRFTAQLGAMRISEEIDAMDSIAIRPIPYLVTTRLMAATVVTIPLYVACLAVSYLSCQIMVGIMSGGSIGSYLHYFGIGVSGIDIFYSVIKAIIFVWLASTIQCYYGFYASGGPEGVGVAAGHAMRAAITLVIIVNMLLTMALWSVDAGARLGG, from the coding sequence ATGACCGCGTCAACTTATGTACCCCCGATTGCGCGACCCTTCGTCGGGATCTACAACAAGGCACAGAAGCCGATCACCCGGCTGGGCCACATGGTCGCGTTCTTCTTCCGCGCGATCGCCGGCGTCCCCATCGTGTTCCGGCATTACCGGAAGGAGTTCCTGCGGCACCTGTCCGATATCGCCTGGGGCAATGGCTCTCTGGTGGTCGGTGGCGGTACCGCCGGCGTCATGATCGTCCTCGGCATCATCGCCGGCGGACTAGTGGCCATCGAGGGCTACAACTTCCTGGATCTGCTGGGCCTGGGACCGGCCACAGGCATCATCTCGTCATTGGTGAACACCCGCGAACTCGCTCCGATCATGGCCGCGATCGCCTTCGCCACCCAGGCCGGCTGCCGCTTCACCGCACAGCTCGGTGCCATGCGCATCTCCGAAGAGATCGATGCCATGGACTCCATCGCGATCCGCCCGATCCCCTACCTGGTGACCACCCGGCTGATGGCGGCCACCGTGGTCACCATTCCCCTGTACGTCGCGTGCCTTGCCGTCAGCTACCTGTCCTGCCAGATCATGGTGGGGATCATGAGCGGTGGATCCATCGGTTCGTACCTGCACTACTTCGGTATCGGCGTGAGTGGCATCGACATCTTCTACTCGGTCATCAAGGCGATCATCTTCGTGTGGCTCGCCTCGACCATCCAGTGCTACTACGGCTTCTATGCCAGCGGCGGCCCCGAGGGCGTTGGCGTGGCTGCGGGGCATGCCATGCGCGCTGCCATCACACTCGTGATCATCGTCAACATGTTGCTCACCATGGCGCTCTGGAGCGTCGACGCAGGTGCGAGGTTGGGTGGCTAG
- a CDS encoding MlaE family ABC transporter permease has protein sequence MTTQDERHATTDGVAAIQDWTTGYVKRHPLESLKTVGEQFMLGVRTIQWFFIDLFTGQFQWQEFVRQGAFQAGTAVVPVILVTLPIGVTLSIQFALLAGQVGATSLAGAASGIAIIRQAASLVAALLMSAAVGSAITADLGSRTMREETDAMEVMGVSVIRRLVVPRFAAAIMIGIALTGVVCFVGFLGAYLFNVYWQNGAPGSFVTTFSAFATPGDMILALIKAVIYGAIVAVVACQKGLSTKGGPIGVANSVNAAVVESILLLMTVNLAISQLYIMMFPRTGL, from the coding sequence ATGACCACACAGGACGAGCGCCACGCCACCACTGATGGCGTCGCGGCCATCCAGGATTGGACCACCGGATACGTCAAGCGTCACCCTCTTGAATCACTCAAGACCGTCGGCGAGCAGTTCATGCTCGGCGTCCGCACTATTCAGTGGTTCTTCATCGACCTATTCACGGGCCAGTTCCAATGGCAGGAGTTCGTGAGACAGGGCGCCTTCCAAGCCGGCACCGCCGTCGTCCCCGTCATCCTGGTGACCCTGCCGATCGGTGTCACACTCTCGATCCAGTTCGCGCTGCTGGCCGGACAGGTCGGTGCAACCTCACTGGCCGGCGCGGCCAGTGGCATCGCGATCATCCGGCAGGCCGCCTCGCTGGTAGCCGCCCTCTTGATGTCCGCCGCCGTGGGTTCGGCCATCACCGCCGACCTCGGCTCACGCACCATGCGCGAGGAGACCGACGCCATGGAGGTCATGGGCGTTTCGGTGATCCGGAGGCTCGTCGTCCCCCGGTTCGCCGCCGCCATCATGATCGGTATCGCGCTCACCGGCGTCGTCTGCTTCGTCGGCTTCCTCGGCGCATACCTCTTCAATGTCTATTGGCAGAACGGCGCCCCGGGCAGCTTCGTCACCACCTTCTCCGCCTTCGCTACCCCCGGAGACATGATCCTGGCTCTCATCAAGGCCGTCATCTACGGCGCCATCGTGGCAGTGGTGGCCTGCCAGAAGGGTCTGTCCACCAAGGGCGGCCCGATCGGCGTCGCCAACTCCGTCAACGCGGCGGTCGTGGAATCGATCCTGCTGCTCATGACGGTGAACCTCGCCATCAGCCAGCTGTACATCATGATGTTCCCGCGGACGGGGCTGTGA
- a CDS encoding glycosyltransferase produces the protein MNSSRIAIVHERFTEFGGSELVVAEFMKTWPQAKVFAPITEPRCRQQVMEAAGRPDGAPHEPISGTWLDNAYGALGRRSHAPLLPLVPSALRKLPLGDDLDAVLISHHSFATQASFATEAPVIAYVHSPARWAWDRAFRDHEMASRAGRIALSALGSLARRGELRAAPRLSHVIANSHAVAERIRDWWGLPSTVVSPPVRIDRFSPDPSIAREDFYLCAGRLVPYKRADLAIRAAQRANCRLVVLGEGRFRDHLEEIAGPETTFLGAASDEVLLDMYRRCRALLMPGVEDFGIVPVEAMACGTPVLALGAGGALDTVEPGITGEHVQAGPDDAVVAQLAELMRDFNPADYDTSAIRSQACGFSPEAFRSRIADIVLGAVRL, from the coding sequence AAGTCTTCGCGCCGATCACGGAACCCCGGTGTCGCCAGCAGGTAATGGAGGCCGCCGGCCGGCCGGACGGTGCACCGCACGAGCCGATTTCGGGTACCTGGCTGGACAATGCCTACGGTGCTCTCGGACGCAGGTCGCACGCACCACTGCTTCCCCTGGTTCCCAGCGCCCTGAGGAAGCTGCCACTCGGCGACGACCTGGACGCGGTGCTGATCAGTCATCACTCATTCGCCACCCAGGCGTCATTCGCCACCGAGGCTCCCGTCATCGCATACGTGCACAGCCCGGCCCGCTGGGCATGGGATCGCGCATTCCGCGATCACGAGATGGCAAGCCGGGCAGGACGAATCGCCCTGTCCGCATTGGGGAGCCTTGCGCGGCGAGGAGAACTACGAGCAGCACCCCGCTTGTCGCATGTCATCGCCAACTCGCATGCCGTGGCCGAGCGGATTCGCGATTGGTGGGGGCTGCCGTCGACAGTGGTCAGCCCACCCGTACGCATCGACAGGTTCTCTCCCGATCCGTCGATTGCCCGCGAGGACTTCTATTTGTGTGCGGGCAGGCTCGTTCCGTATAAGCGTGCGGACCTGGCCATCCGGGCCGCCCAACGGGCCAATTGCCGCCTGGTGGTGCTGGGCGAGGGACGATTCCGCGATCACCTGGAAGAAATCGCCGGACCCGAGACCACCTTTCTCGGCGCCGCATCCGACGAGGTTCTCCTGGACATGTACCGGCGATGCCGCGCCCTGTTGATGCCCGGCGTGGAGGACTTCGGGATTGTCCCCGTCGAGGCAATGGCGTGCGGAACACCGGTCCTGGCGCTGGGCGCGGGAGGTGCTCTGGACACCGTGGAGCCCGGCATTACCGGTGAACACGTACAGGCCGGCCCGGATGACGCCGTCGTAGCACAGCTCGCCGAGCTGATGCGGGACTTCAACCCCGCCGACTACGACACCAGCGCCATCCGGTCGCAGGCGTGCGGATTCTCACCCGAGGCGTTCCGTTCCCGGATCGCCGATATCGTGCTGGGAGCCGTGCGCCTCTAG